The following are from one region of the Deltaproteobacteria bacterium genome:
- a CDS encoding MBL fold metallo-hydrolase yields the protein MKQITNNIFVETGYRGCNPGFVATSDGVVMIDTPQRPTDALEFRSEIEKHGPVRYLINTESHGDHFSGNFFFDGTCVAHQDTREAIEQASLEGLKEQLKLIDPDCASILNSYSIRLPTITFTESMKLYVGHHEFKLIHLPGHTSGQTAVFVPQERVVFTGDNIFYKVQAFLHEALPNEWLKSLEALKQLDADFFVPGHGEVCTVEYLDEQAAFIREWIAAVKEAVKKGWSLEEAQERISFLDRYPMDVKIAEEFGPELQKMNVARLYSLAKADQL from the coding sequence ATGAAGCAGATTACAAACAATATTTTTGTTGAAACAGGTTATCGGGGCTGCAACCCTGGATTTGTAGCGACATCAGACGGGGTGGTCATGATAGACACCCCGCAAAGGCCCACTGATGCCTTGGAATTTCGGAGTGAGATCGAAAAGCATGGCCCGGTTAGATACCTTATCAATACCGAATCCCATGGCGATCATTTTTCAGGTAATTTCTTTTTCGATGGCACCTGTGTGGCCCACCAGGACACCAGGGAAGCAATAGAGCAGGCATCCCTGGAAGGGTTAAAAGAACAGCTAAAATTGATTGATCCTGACTGCGCCTCAATTCTTAACTCTTACAGCATCCGTCTCCCCACAATCACCTTCACCGAATCAATGAAATTATACGTGGGGCATCATGAATTTAAATTAATTCACCTTCCCGGTCACACCTCCGGTCAGACAGCCGTGTTTGTCCCTCAGGAGCGTGTAGTTTTCACCGGGGACAACATATTTTATAAAGTCCAGGCCTTCCTGCACGAAGCGCTGCCTAACGAGTGGCTGAAGTCCCTGGAAGCCCTCAAGCAACTGGATGCTGATTTTTTTGTTCCCGGACATGGCGAAGTATGTACGGTCGAATATCTGGATGAACAAGCCGCCTTTATCCGGGAATGGATTGCAGCAGTTAAGGAGGCGGTAAAAAAGGGGTGGTCTCTGGAGGAGGCACAGGAACGGATATCTTTTCTCGATCGTTATCCAATGGATGTGAAAATAGCAGAGGAGTTTGGGCCTGAACTGCAGAAGATGAACGTGGCCCGTCTTTACTCCTTGGCTAAGGCTGATCAGCTTTAA
- a CDS encoding alpha/beta hydrolase produces MTEVKLDEKYKGLEHEYAEVNGVQLHYVTMGEGKLIMFAHGFPEFWYLWKDQLVEFGQDHQAVALDMRGYNLSSKPQEVDQYRVNILIEDLRALAEYLGHRKFILVAHDWGGVVAWPFAMQHPDWLEKLVIINAPHTGVFARLLAKNKDQQSSSQYIRMFRTSEAEKILSENNYATLLDTIQTDRTNFTETDKQMYINAWSQPGALTGGLNYYRASPFEPSAPDEETGERVDKFVSTMNREALMVRVPTLVIWGELDTALTVHNLDGLDEFVPDLTIKRIPDGSHWVINEQPERINALIRDFIK; encoded by the coding sequence ATGACAGAGGTAAAATTGGACGAAAAATACAAAGGCCTTGAACATGAGTACGCCGAAGTAAACGGCGTGCAGCTGCATTATGTGACCATGGGTGAGGGAAAACTGATCATGTTTGCCCATGGATTTCCAGAGTTCTGGTACCTCTGGAAGGATCAGCTCGTCGAGTTCGGCCAGGATCATCAGGCCGTGGCTCTGGATATGCGCGGGTATAATTTATCTTCAAAGCCCCAAGAGGTTGATCAGTACCGTGTCAACATCCTGATAGAGGACTTGAGGGCCCTGGCCGAATACCTCGGTCACAGGAAGTTTATCCTGGTTGCTCATGATTGGGGCGGCGTGGTGGCCTGGCCGTTTGCCATGCAGCACCCGGACTGGCTTGAGAAGCTCGTCATCATCAATGCGCCCCATACCGGCGTCTTTGCGCGCTTGCTGGCTAAGAACAAGGATCAGCAATCGTCCAGCCAGTACATCCGCATGTTCAGAACATCAGAGGCGGAGAAGATTCTCTCGGAAAACAATTACGCCACCCTGCTGGATACAATTCAGACAGACAGGACCAATTTCACCGAGACAGACAAGCAGATGTACATCAACGCCTGGTCTCAGCCCGGAGCCTTGACCGGAGGATTGAACTATTACCGGGCCTCTCCCTTCGAGCCTTCTGCTCCAGACGAGGAGACAGGAGAGCGGGTTGATAAATTTGTAAGCACCATGAATCGCGAGGCCCTCATGGTCAGGGTGCCGACCCTGGTGATCTGGGGTGAGCTGGACACGGCGCTGACGGTCCATAACCTGGACGGTCTCGATGAATTCGTCCCTGACCTGACGATAAAAAGGATTCCAGACGGTTCGCACTGGGTTATTAACGAACAGCCTGAACGCATCAACGCCTTGATCCGGGATTTCATCAAGTGA
- a CDS encoding NADH:flavin oxidoreductase yields the protein MMSILFEPIKIGNFEIKNRFVRSATYYALADKDGFIGKDSVELMKQLAKNEVGLIVTGFAYVLKNGQSVPDMNGIQDDDHILGYQKMTRTVHELEGRIVMQIVHGGANAYSVSIWGGDYMAVSLTQGMPQYGKKAREMTDEDIESIIKAFGQAARRVQEAGFDGVQIHGAHGYLISQFLSPLTNRRQDQWGGSLKNRMRFVVEVTRAIKNQVTPDFPVMIKLGCRDYLTDDSGLTIQEGAEVVRVLEKEGVCFVEISNGFPSDQTIPTGINSPEKEAFYLPEARVIRKATAGPLCLVGGMRSLPVMEEIIKSGVVDCISLCRPLLREPDLIKRWKEGDVRPAECISCGGCFNLAGKGRHNIYCRQLKKKKNKLDLARN from the coding sequence ATGATGTCCATACTGTTCGAACCAATAAAAATCGGCAATTTCGAGATAAAGAATCGTTTCGTCCGGTCAGCTACCTATTACGCCTTAGCCGATAAAGACGGATTTATTGGCAAAGACAGCGTTGAATTGATGAAGCAGCTGGCGAAAAATGAAGTCGGCCTGATTGTAACCGGATTCGCTTATGTCCTTAAAAACGGGCAGTCGGTTCCTGACATGAATGGCATCCAGGACGACGATCATATTCTCGGCTATCAAAAAATGACCAGGACGGTTCATGAACTGGAGGGTCGAATCGTCATGCAGATCGTGCATGGCGGAGCCAACGCCTACTCAGTGTCCATATGGGGCGGGGACTATATGGCTGTTTCCCTTACACAGGGGATGCCTCAATACGGTAAGAAGGCCAGAGAGATGACAGACGAGGATATAGAAAGTATCATTAAAGCCTTCGGCCAGGCGGCGCGCCGGGTTCAGGAGGCCGGGTTCGACGGGGTGCAGATACATGGGGCGCACGGCTATCTTATTTCACAGTTTTTATCTCCTCTCACCAACCGGCGGCAGGATCAATGGGGCGGCAGCCTGAAAAATAGAATGAGATTTGTGGTCGAAGTAACCCGGGCCATTAAGAACCAGGTGACCCCGGATTTCCCGGTTATGATCAAGCTGGGTTGCCGCGACTATCTGACAGATGACAGCGGGTTGACCATTCAGGAAGGGGCAGAGGTGGTCAGGGTCCTCGAGAAAGAGGGGGTCTGCTTTGTCGAGATTAGCAACGGGTTCCCATCGGACCAGACTATTCCCACCGGTATCAACTCACCCGAAAAAGAGGCTTTTTACCTTCCAGAGGCCCGCGTCATTCGAAAAGCGACCGCCGGGCCTCTCTGCCTGGTCGGAGGCATGAGAAGTCTGCCGGTCATGGAAGAAATCATCAAGTCCGGTGTGGTTGACTGTATATCCCTCTGCCGCCCTTTACTAAGGGAGCCAGACCTCATCAAGCGGTGGAAAGAAGGTGACGTCAGGCCGGCGGAATGCATCTCCTGCGGTGGATGCTTTAACCTTGCTGGCAAAGGCAGGCACAACATCTATTGTCGGCAGTTAAAAAAGAAAAAAAACAAATTAGACCTTGCAAGAAACTGA
- the arfB gene encoding aminoacyl-tRNA hydrolase, which produces MIHVTPDISIDESEIKEEFIRASGPGGQKINKAATAVQLRFDVGKSPSLPHDVRVRLIRLAGKRMTEGGVMVINARRFRTQEKNRQDARERLVALIQKAAEKPKPRRKTRLSLASKQKRLEEKHRRGETKRSRRPVLSSED; this is translated from the coding sequence ATGATCCACGTCACACCCGACATCTCCATTGATGAAAGCGAAATCAAGGAGGAATTTATCCGCGCCTCCGGACCGGGCGGGCAGAAGATCAACAAGGCAGCCACGGCCGTGCAGCTTCGCTTTGACGTAGGCAAATCCCCTTCCCTGCCTCATGACGTCCGCGTGCGTCTGATTCGTCTGGCTGGCAAGAGGATGACAGAAGGCGGCGTCATGGTTATCAATGCCCGGCGGTTTCGCACCCAGGAAAAAAACCGCCAGGACGCCAGGGAGCGACTGGTGGCCTTAATCCAGAAAGCGGCTGAAAAACCCAAACCCCGCCGCAAGACCAGGCTGTCATTGGCATCGAAGCAAAAGCGGCTGGAAGAAAAACACAGGCGCGGTGAAACGAAACGGTCGCGGCGACCTGTTTTGTCATCAGAAGATTAA
- a CDS encoding aminotransferase class III-fold pyridoxal phosphate-dependent enzyme, producing the protein MAGDRLVETYKKSHPESGKLHERAMNLFAGDGATSFVRIHRPYRPYITHAKGSKKWDADGNEYIDYVMGHGALLLGHSHPTLVKAVQEQVVKGVHYGDNHELEVEWAEQIKGMMPSAERIEFFSCGQESNLMAIRLSRIFTGRKKILRFIENFHGWADEVALPPDAPGIVSREVKTIPYDLDRVEEELATEAYAILMTEGGGAHMSGQVPVDFNFVRELPSLAHKYGTVWHMDEVVTGFRDAVGGFQALVGVKPDLTSLGKIVAGGLGAGALVGRADIMQAFSITAPRDRQVLHSGTWNGNPLASAAGIATLKYIQNGEPQKKANRLAASLREKGNKILKEKAIGARLYGRSITHIYLGPIEFEPSDETTPPTKDINQIVEIGLSRLRLDQHLLQRGVSTLLARLFVLSSEHTEEDVDRTVSALIDSLKAMIAEGSLKQEG; encoded by the coding sequence ATGGCGGGCGATCGGTTAGTCGAAACATACAAAAAGAGTCATCCTGAATCTGGAAAGCTGCATGAGCGGGCCATGAACCTCTTCGCCGGAGACGGGGCCACATCTTTTGTTCGTATCCACAGACCTTACCGGCCTTATATCACCCACGCCAAGGGTTCTAAAAAATGGGACGCCGATGGTAACGAATACATAGACTATGTCATGGGTCATGGAGCTTTGCTCCTGGGGCACAGCCATCCGACACTGGTCAAAGCCGTGCAGGAACAGGTAGTCAAAGGCGTCCACTACGGCGACAACCATGAACTGGAAGTCGAGTGGGCTGAACAAATAAAAGGCATGATGCCTTCAGCAGAGAGGATTGAGTTTTTTTCGTGCGGACAAGAAAGCAATCTCATGGCCATCAGGCTCAGCCGTATCTTTACCGGACGAAAGAAAATCCTCAGGTTTATCGAGAATTTTCACGGGTGGGCCGATGAGGTCGCCCTGCCGCCGGACGCGCCGGGTATCGTCTCCAGGGAAGTAAAGACTATCCCTTATGACCTCGACCGAGTGGAGGAGGAACTCGCCACGGAAGCGTACGCCATCCTGATGACAGAAGGCGGCGGTGCTCACATGAGCGGTCAGGTCCCGGTTGATTTTAATTTTGTTCGTGAGTTACCTTCCCTGGCTCACAAATATGGCACCGTCTGGCATATGGACGAGGTTGTGACCGGCTTCCGGGATGCAGTCGGAGGCTTCCAGGCCCTGGTGGGCGTCAAGCCGGATTTAACCAGCCTGGGCAAGATTGTCGCCGGCGGTCTCGGCGCCGGCGCCCTGGTCGGTCGAGCCGATATCATGCAGGCCTTCAGCATCACCGCCCCCAGGGACAGGCAGGTTTTGCATTCTGGTACCTGGAATGGCAACCCGCTTGCCAGTGCCGCTGGCATCGCTACCCTTAAATACATCCAAAACGGGGAGCCGCAAAAAAAAGCCAACCGGCTTGCCGCCTCGCTCAGAGAAAAAGGAAACAAGATACTGAAAGAAAAGGCCATTGGCGCCCGGCTTTATGGCCGAAGCATCACTCACATCTACCTGGGACCCATTGAGTTTGAACCATCAGACGAGACAACGCCTCCCACCAAGGACATCAATCAGATTGTCGAGATAGGCCTCTCCAGGCTTCGATTGGATCAGCATCTTCTTCAGCGCGGTGTCTCCACCCTGCTGGCCAGATTGTTTGTCCTCTCCTCGGAACACACTGAAGAGGATGTTGACAGAACGGTCTCCGCCTTGATTGACTCCCTTAAAGCCATGATAGCCGAAGGCTCGTTAAAGCAAGAGGGCTGA
- a CDS encoding dihydrodipicolinate reductase — translation MADIIKFVHIGLGPMGARICKLACEKQGLKLVGAIERVKLGQDAGDVIALGKKLNVPLTDDLGAALALKPDIAVHSTLSSLEKVKDQLAGIIRAGVNIVSTCEELSYPWDKQTALARELDILAKENNVTVLGTGVNPGFCMDTFPIVMTGVCQNVEHIRVARIQDARSRRLPFQKKIGAGCTPEQFDELKNAGSLRHVGLEESAHMIAAALGWKVDEYQESIEPIMTETEVSSEYLTVKPGQAVGVEQIAVGKMNGQEVIRMEFRAFLGAPESYDAVYITGRPNMEVVAKDGIQGDIATASITVNAIPRVINAPAGLLTMKDLPPVHAYAGSWGRLISK, via the coding sequence ATGGCGGATATAATCAAGTTTGTGCATATCGGCCTTGGACCGATGGGAGCCAGGATTTGTAAACTTGCCTGTGAGAAGCAAGGCCTAAAGCTAGTCGGGGCCATTGAAAGAGTCAAACTCGGCCAGGATGCTGGCGATGTTATTGCCCTGGGTAAAAAGCTGAATGTTCCACTGACTGACGACCTGGGCGCGGCCCTGGCGCTGAAGCCGGATATCGCGGTACACTCGACGCTGTCGTCTCTTGAAAAAGTAAAAGATCAGCTGGCAGGTATTATCAGGGCTGGAGTAAATATCGTTTCAACCTGCGAGGAGCTGTCATATCCCTGGGACAAGCAGACCGCTCTCGCCAGGGAGCTTGATATTTTGGCTAAAGAAAACAACGTCACCGTCCTGGGAACCGGGGTGAATCCGGGTTTCTGTATGGATACTTTTCCCATTGTCATGACCGGGGTTTGTCAGAATGTGGAGCATATCAGGGTGGCTCGTATTCAGGATGCCAGGTCAAGACGGCTGCCTTTTCAGAAAAAAATCGGCGCTGGCTGTACGCCGGAGCAGTTCGATGAATTAAAGAACGCCGGTTCATTAAGGCATGTGGGGCTGGAAGAATCTGCGCATATGATTGCTGCGGCTCTGGGATGGAAGGTTGATGAGTACCAAGAGAGCATTGAACCGATTATGACTGAAACAGAGGTCTCCAGCGAGTACCTGACTGTCAAGCCAGGGCAGGCGGTTGGCGTGGAGCAGATCGCTGTCGGAAAGATGAACGGTCAGGAGGTTATCCGTATGGAGTTCAGGGCTTTTCTCGGTGCGCCCGAATCTTATGACGCCGTGTATATAACGGGCAGGCCGAACATGGAGGTCGTGGCTAAAGACGGAATTCAGGGTGATATTGCGACCGCTTCGATCACGGTCAATGCCATCCCGAGAGTTATCAACGCCCCGGCCGGATTGCTGACCATGAAAGACCTGCCGCCGGTGCATGCCTATGCAGGCAGCTGGGGCCGATTAATATCTAAATAG
- the selD gene encoding selenide, water dikinase SelD, whose protein sequence is MSDEKTPALTTAVRGAGUASKIGPGDLEDIMRHLPREEHPDLIVGFDLADDAGVFRLNDEVALIQTLDFFTPIVNDPFTFGMIAAANALSDVYAMGGRPRTAMNIVCFPVKTMDKEVLVQILKGGLEKVHEAGAVLVGGHSVDDIELKYGLSVTGVVAPDKIVSNTGAEPGQPLILTKPLGTGIIATAVKGNIASADDEAEIVRSMAALNRFGEEAARFGIKGGTDVTGFGLLGHAGELARASQVGVVIDSKKVPIFPQALEYAAMGLVPAGSWANQKFCHKSFNVASGVSAEMLNVLADAQTSGGLLLAVPQEKADELITYLQKQEAPQAAIIGQVTNGLAGSIEII, encoded by the coding sequence ATGAGTGATGAGAAGACCCCCGCTTTGACCACCGCAGTGCGGGGTGCTGGCTGAGCTTCTAAAATAGGTCCGGGCGACCTGGAAGACATCATGCGGCACCTTCCTCGGGAGGAGCATCCTGATTTGATTGTCGGTTTCGATCTGGCCGATGACGCCGGTGTCTTTCGCTTAAACGATGAGGTGGCCCTCATCCAGACTCTGGATTTCTTTACGCCCATCGTCAACGATCCATTTACCTTTGGTATGATTGCCGCAGCTAACGCCTTGTCAGACGTGTACGCCATGGGCGGCCGTCCCAGGACGGCCATGAACATCGTCTGTTTTCCGGTCAAGACCATGGATAAAGAGGTCCTGGTCCAAATCCTCAAAGGCGGCCTCGAAAAGGTCCATGAGGCCGGAGCAGTTCTGGTGGGCGGGCATTCTGTGGACGATATCGAGCTTAAATACGGCCTCTCCGTGACCGGTGTGGTGGCCCCGGATAAGATAGTCTCCAATACCGGCGCAGAACCCGGGCAACCCCTGATTCTGACCAAGCCGTTGGGCACAGGAATAATCGCAACAGCTGTCAAGGGGAATATCGCTTCCGCAGATGACGAGGCCGAGATCGTCAGGAGCATGGCGGCCCTCAATCGTTTCGGGGAGGAGGCGGCTCGCTTTGGAATCAAGGGGGGGACGGACGTTACCGGCTTCGGTCTTCTGGGCCACGCGGGCGAGCTCGCTCGGGCCAGTCAGGTCGGGGTGGTTATAGATAGCAAGAAGGTCCCGATCTTCCCCCAAGCCCTGGAGTATGCGGCCATGGGGCTCGTTCCCGCCGGATCATGGGCCAACCAGAAATTTTGCCACAAATCATTTAACGTCGCTTCCGGTGTGTCGGCAGAAATGCTGAACGTGCTCGCCGATGCCCAGACTTCAGGCGGATTGCTCCTGGCCGTCCCCCAGGAAAAAGCCGATGAGCTGATTACCTATCTTCAGAAACAGGAAGCTCCTCAGGCCGCCATAATCGGCCAGGTGACCAATGGTCTGGCAGGGAGTATCGAAATAATCTAA
- a CDS encoding LysR family transcriptional regulator produces MDLRRLEVFCKLMETRSFSRTAEEISIRQPTVSGHIKTLEEELGVRLFDRHGREVLPTSAAEVLFGYARRILELRTEAVYALDQFMGRVSGQLKLGGSTIPGGYILPVIMGKFHQQYKEAYLSLILDDTTGIVNRVLDGEIEIGVVGAQLSHENLDYRPMVKDEMVLIAPPDHPLAKAGTLQNVQDLTQTLFIIREKGSGTRTTMLAALKNHGLEPEDLNVIAEMGSTEAVRQAVKAGLGVSILSRIAVADDIKFNLIKDIKVSGLNLKRLFYIVIHKKRTRSPLCQVFLEYMEKDKRKSTLKLKRKS; encoded by the coding sequence ATGGACCTCAGAAGATTAGAAGTCTTTTGCAAATTGATGGAAACGCGAAGTTTCTCACGAACCGCAGAAGAAATATCCATCCGTCAACCTACAGTGAGCGGACACATCAAGACTCTGGAAGAGGAGCTCGGGGTGCGGCTCTTTGACCGACACGGCCGGGAGGTTCTACCCACGAGCGCGGCTGAAGTCCTTTTCGGCTATGCCCGACGAATTCTTGAACTCAGGACTGAAGCCGTGTATGCGCTCGATCAGTTTATGGGGCGGGTTAGCGGCCAGCTCAAGCTCGGTGGGAGCACCATCCCTGGCGGTTACATCCTGCCCGTCATCATGGGCAAATTTCATCAGCAATACAAGGAGGCTTACTTGAGCCTGATCCTGGACGATACCACCGGTATCGTGAACCGGGTCCTGGACGGCGAAATTGAAATCGGGGTGGTCGGAGCTCAGCTTTCCCATGAGAATCTTGACTATAGACCGATGGTCAAGGACGAGATGGTTCTGATCGCGCCGCCCGATCATCCCTTGGCCAAGGCCGGAACCCTCCAAAACGTTCAAGACCTCACCCAGACGCTGTTTATCATACGCGAAAAAGGCTCCGGCACCCGGACGACCATGCTGGCCGCCCTGAAGAATCATGGCCTTGAGCCCGAAGACCTGAACGTGATCGCGGAAATGGGGAGCACTGAAGCGGTGCGCCAGGCCGTTAAAGCCGGACTGGGGGTATCCATCCTCTCCCGGATCGCTGTCGCCGACGATATTAAATTCAATCTAATTAAGGACATCAAGGTATCTGGTCTGAATCTCAAACGTTTATTTTACATCGTTATTCACAAAAAACGGACCCGTTCGCCCTTGTGTCAGGTTTTTTTGGAATACATGGAAAAAGATAAACGGAAATCAACTTTAAAATTAAAGAGGAAATCATGA
- a CDS encoding acetoacetate--CoA ligase, translating to MTELLWTPSTEGINQANMTRFIEFVNKKHDLALKEYDELYSWSIERIPDFWASVWEFGSIIFSQGFSEVVRDLDKMPGAKWFIGAKLNFAQNLLRYKDDHPALIFNGEGQVSRRMTYAQLYDQVARLAESLRGLGVSAGDRVVGFMPNMIETVTAMLATTSIGAVWSSCSPDFGLQGVLDRFGQIQPKVLFTANGYFYNGRAYDRLEQVAGLLEKIPSLEKVVVVPYTQPDPDIQKLPHAVLFDDFLAPEQGLSIEFEQLPFDHPLYILYSSGTTGVPKCIVHGAGGTLVQHLKELILHTDLKREDKIFYFTTCGWMMWNWLVSSLAAGATLLLYDGSPFFPDPGTLFKWAQDEGMTIFGTSARYLAAVQKEGLKPREKYDLSHLKAILSTGSPLAEESFDFIYQDIKSDLCLSSISGGTDIISCFVLGNPIGPVHRGQIQSRGLGMKVEAYDEAGNSLINEKGELVCTKPFPSMPIYFFNDEGDKKYLASYFETYPHCWYHGDFIEITSQGGVIIHGRSDATLNPGGVRIGTAEIYRQVETLEEVMDSLVVGQPWDNDIRVILFVQLAEGVKLDENLTNKIKTTIRQNASPRHVPAKIIAVADIPYTINGKKVEMAVKNVILDQPVLNRDALANPEALDLYADLKELKD from the coding sequence ATGACCGAACTCCTCTGGACTCCATCTACAGAAGGAATCAACCAGGCAAACATGACCCGCTTCATTGAGTTCGTAAATAAGAAGCATGATCTGGCCTTAAAGGAATACGATGAACTTTATTCGTGGTCTATCGAACGTATCCCGGATTTCTGGGCTTCCGTCTGGGAGTTTGGATCCATCATATTTTCTCAAGGCTTTTCCGAAGTGGTCAGGGATTTGGACAAAATGCCCGGGGCTAAATGGTTCATCGGCGCCAAGCTCAACTTTGCTCAGAACCTGCTCAGATACAAGGACGATCACCCGGCCCTGATTTTCAATGGCGAAGGTCAAGTATCGCGGCGCATGACCTATGCCCAGCTTTATGACCAGGTAGCCCGCCTGGCCGAATCGCTCCGGGGTCTGGGTGTGAGCGCGGGAGACAGGGTCGTGGGGTTCATGCCCAACATGATCGAGACCGTAACGGCCATGCTTGCCACAACGAGCATCGGGGCTGTCTGGTCATCATGCAGCCCTGACTTTGGTCTTCAGGGCGTTTTGGATCGCTTCGGTCAGATTCAGCCCAAGGTCCTCTTCACCGCCAATGGCTACTTTTACAACGGCCGAGCTTATGACCGCCTGGAGCAGGTGGCCGGCCTGCTCGAAAAAATTCCTTCCCTGGAAAAAGTGGTCGTTGTGCCATACACTCAGCCTGATCCAGATATCCAGAAGCTGCCTCATGCTGTCTTGTTTGACGATTTCCTGGCGCCGGAGCAAGGCCTTTCGATTGAGTTTGAACAGCTGCCTTTTGACCATCCTCTTTACATCCTTTATTCCTCTGGTACAACCGGTGTCCCCAAGTGCATCGTCCACGGGGCCGGAGGAACCCTGGTTCAACACCTCAAAGAATTGATCCTGCACACAGACCTCAAGAGAGAAGACAAGATCTTTTACTTCACCACCTGCGGCTGGATGATGTGGAACTGGCTGGTCAGTTCCCTGGCCGCGGGGGCGACGCTGCTCCTCTATGATGGCTCACCCTTCTTCCCTGACCCGGGCACGCTCTTTAAATGGGCCCAGGACGAAGGGATGACCATCTTCGGCACCTCGGCCCGGTATCTGGCCGCGGTGCAAAAAGAAGGGCTCAAGCCCAGGGAAAAATATGATCTCTCGCACTTGAAGGCCATCCTCTCCACCGGTTCTCCCCTGGCCGAAGAAAGTTTCGATTTTATTTACCAGGACATCAAATCAGACCTGTGCCTGTCCTCCATTTCAGGCGGCACGGATATCATTTCCTGTTTCGTGCTGGGCAATCCCATCGGTCCGGTTCACCGCGGCCAAATCCAGTCTCGAGGATTGGGAATGAAGGTTGAAGCCTATGATGAGGCTGGCAATTCCTTGATCAATGAAAAAGGTGAGCTGGTCTGCACCAAGCCCTTTCCTTCCATGCCCATTTACTTTTTTAACGATGAAGGAGATAAGAAATACCTAGCCTCCTACTTCGAGACCTATCCCCATTGCTGGTACCACGGTGATTTCATTGAAATCACTTCCCAAGGCGGTGTCATCATCCACGGCCGCTCCGACGCCACCCTCAACCCCGGCGGTGTGCGCATCGGCACCGCGGAAATATACCGCCAGGTCGAAACCCTCGAAGAAGTTATGGACAGCCTGGTCGTGGGCCAGCCCTGGGACAACGACATCCGGGTCATTCTCTTCGTCCAGCTGGCCGAAGGCGTGAAACTGGATGAAAACCTCACAAATAAAATTAAGACAACCATCAGGCAAAACGCCTCACCCCGCCATGTGCCAGCCAAGATCATTGCCGTGGCAGATATCCCTTACACCATCAATGGCAAAAAAGTGGAAATGGCGGTCAAAAACGTCATCCTTGACCAGCCGGTCCTCAATCGCGACGCCCTGGCCAACCCCGAAGCGCTGGACCTGTATGCTGATCTCAAAGAATTGAAGGATTGA
- a CDS encoding class I fructose-bisphosphate aldolase family protein — MIGKTIRMARLMDQKRRTTVIVPMDHGVSVGPVAGLIDMKHAISEAARGGANAVIIHKGLVNNGHAKPSDLGLIVHLSGSTALSPEPHAKTLVCTVEEAIKLGADAVSIHVNLGNNREREMLTDLSTVARVANEWGMPLLAMIYCRGDRVKDEYDPEAVKHGARLGTELGADLVKVPYTGDPESFSRVVEGCGVPVVIAGGPKMNSDRDVLEMVHGAICAGAAGLSIGRNVFQHHCPSAMIQAMSQIVHKRRSVDEALTVLARYTQKAA, encoded by the coding sequence ATGATCGGTAAAACGATTCGCATGGCACGTCTTATGGATCAAAAACGGCGAACGACCGTTATCGTGCCCATGGATCACGGGGTAAGCGTGGGACCGGTCGCGGGCTTAATTGACATGAAGCATGCCATCAGCGAGGCTGCCAGAGGCGGAGCTAATGCTGTGATCATCCATAAGGGGCTTGTGAACAACGGTCACGCAAAACCCAGCGATCTGGGCCTCATTGTTCACCTGTCCGGCAGCACGGCTTTATCCCCTGAGCCACACGCCAAGACCCTGGTCTGCACTGTTGAAGAGGCCATTAAACTTGGCGCTGACGCGGTTTCGATTCACGTGAACCTGGGTAACAATCGGGAAAGGGAGATGCTGACTGATTTGAGCACGGTGGCCCGGGTGGCTAACGAATGGGGCATGCCGCTTCTGGCCATGATCTACTGCCGCGGTGATCGGGTTAAAGACGAGTACGACCCCGAGGCCGTTAAGCATGGCGCGCGCCTGGGAACTGAACTCGGTGCTGACCTGGTCAAGGTTCCATATACCGGTGATCCCGAATCCTTCAGCAGGGTGGTGGAAGGCTGCGGGGTGCCGGTAGTCATTGCTGGCGGGCCCAAGATGAACTCGGACCGGGATGTTCTGGAAATGGTGCATGGCGCTATATGCGCCGGAGCGGCGGGACTTTCCATCGGCCGGAACGTCTTCCAGCATCACTGCCCCTCGGCCATGATACAGGCCATGAGTCAAATCGTTCATAAGCGGCGCAGTGTGGATGAAGCCCTGACAGTCCTGGCCCGATATACGCAAAAGGCGGCCTGA